The following nucleotide sequence is from Oncorhynchus clarkii lewisi isolate Uvic-CL-2024 chromosome 6, UVic_Ocla_1.0, whole genome shotgun sequence.
caacttgacagcgcttgaagaatttagagaataatgggcaaatattgcacaatccaggtacgcaaagctcttagagacttaccccaaaAGACTCACTGACTTActttaattgctgccaaaggtgtttacacttgtattgactcagggggtgaacacctatctaatcaagatatattggttaacaacaaaacaaaacaaatattgtagattgttgtagatgttttttttacaattaaatccattttatccCCATCTTGAACAACGTACAGTGCGGTCCAGCACTTACAAAGGACTTATATAAATGTATTCTATTCCATTGTTCTTACCTCGTTGATTACTCTTGTCATGTttctgtaatgataataatactaCATAGGATTTTAATAGTGCTTTTTTTTCCCAAAGACGCTTTCTTGTGGTAGAAAATATGCTCTCATATTACATCAAACAGCCCAAAAAACACAAAGTATCTAATGTTGGTGTAATGTGAAAAGTGTTAGAAATGTACTGTAAACCATTTTTCTTACCTCTTTGGCTTTCCTGTGTCTGTCCTTGGTGTCCCtttctcggtctctgtctctgtccttgtctTTGCCCTCATCCCCATGGTGCGAAGAATACGACACCGTTCTCCAGTCCCGTGGAGAGTTGGTGATGCTCGCCACCTTTGACTCCGTGGCGCTGTTCTCCTCATTGAGTGAGCGTGACGACCTCCGCGTGAACATACTTTTCTTAATTGCCTTGACCCTCAGACTCTCACTGTCTGAGCAGCCCCACTCCACTGATCCGTTATCCACCTTGATGTTGTGGCCTGTCGTGTGGCACTGAAAGACATGGGGCGAGAGGTTGGGGTCGGGGTGAAGGTGATCTGGGGTGGAAGTGGTGGCTAAAGTGTTTTCGCCCGGTCTCCCGTTGGTTTCGGGTTCCTGGATCTTCTCGTCGAGTTTGGTGAGCTTGGAGAGCACCTGCGAGATCTCTCCTCGGACTCCGGACAGAGACTCCAGCTTCTTCTCGATCTCACCTATCCTCATAACAAGCTTGCACACGCTCGATTTGAGCTCGTCGTCCGTGTTCTCTAGGGAGTGAAAGAGGCAGTCCAGCTTGGACTTGGCCAGTTTGACCGTGTTGCATTCGGGTGAGCTGTCGCCGTCAGACTTCATGGTCACCTGAGAGAGAGATCCGATGCTGTTATAGCACGACGATTGGATGACGCCCAGCGAGTCGCACACGCTCATGTCGTCAAGGAAGCGGAAGATGTCACTGATGTCATCGCTGATGATCTCAGAGTCCTCTTCCGAGTGTTTGCAcgaatgcctctctctctcgacgTATTTTGCGTGAGCGGCGGCATAGTCTTTTAGCTTCCTCTGTTCGGCCTGCTCCGTTTGTGTCCCTATGCTGGACGAGCTGTCTATGTTACCTCCTTGAAAAGACGTACTGTTGATGCCTTTCTCTTTAAATCTTTTCCCAACCTCTCTTTTGTCGACACCCACCCCGGGACCGCACGCCATTGAAGACATATCCTTTGTTTTCAACCCGTTGGTTTTCTTTGCGAACCCTGAAGGGGAGGCCACCACTTTCTCTTTGGCACACTGGAAGTGCTGCTCATTCTCTTTATTGACTACATTGTGGCGATGGTTGTCTTTCAGCGGTTTCCCATTCAGAAATGACCTCTCAAAATCCGGTGGCCCTTCTTCAGCATTCAGACTCAGGCTTTTCACGGGCCAAATTGGCTGCTTCCCCGGCCTAGCCGTACTCCTCCGTGTGTTCACGCACTCTGTCACTGTCGTTGGCCCGAAATACGTAGATGCTTGAAGGTCGTCCAGACTCTCGTGCTTCGCTCGCCGTTTCTCCTGAATGGGCGAGTTCATAGTAGGCTCAAAGTAGGGGTTACTGTATGGCAGCTCGAAGCTGTGGTTGAAGAATGTGGCAGGTTTGTGGAGCTCTCTCCGGTGGTAGCCTCCAGTTGCCCTGATGTTTGGTTTGCACTCTGAGGTGATGACCTATAACGACAATGGGGTAACACTTCATTAAGTTGCTCTTAAACCTGTGTAGTGACACTCTAACATGATGGTAATATTGTATTGTTTGGCTCTAAGTCACGCTGATAATAATATTTGTTAATTAACTGACTAAAACCTAAAGGTAATAGTTTCATAGAAATTTGGTAATTGTTTTGAGCAATTTTTGTCATTACACaagtgatttttttgttgttgttacagacTCATTCACTtttacaacaacaacattttaatACACTGTTGTGTTAacacatcagtcaaaacaccctgcattatcaaaTCAAACAAAGAAAGAGTCAAACTAAGCATAAAGGTGCTGGATGTAACATTAGGCTCAGACCAAGCCTTTCTAGAAAGAAATACGTTTTATAGATTGGTTATTCTCACTGAGAGTTATGTCCATTGAGACATTTCCATTCTAAGTGACATAggctatacagatgtaggatcttgatTTTATCACTCTTTGTTGATGAGACTTTTCCTGTGCCAGAGGAAATGCAGATGACCTTCATGATTGACATAAGTTCATTAAAAACCTATATTAACAGTAttccacttttcatgtagcctcatTTTGACCAGCTTATAGCCTAACCAccaatcaagcaacattatggactaaacgttgaaatcctgttgttgcaggattattttgctgcaaCAATGCAGGTCTAATTAAGATCGTACATCTGTAGATCTATGGACCAGTTTCAGGAAGTGGGGAGGTACTGTTTTATCACTTTTGTTTTATCCTTTAGGTTTCTTGTGCTTTTCTCTGACATTTAGATGGTAAGATTAGCAAACAACGGCACAAATACTTACAGCTAGCACCGTTTATTAGGAACGAAACAACTCAGAACATGGCACAATAAAGAATGTAGCTGACCACATATCACAGTGAAAATTAGAGAGTGATAATTGATAACAGATAGTTAACAGTGGAGGAGGCTGCAATGGAAATCAGTCTGACTTTATCttcaatgtttgttttttcatgTATTGTTGTTTCAGTGTAGTAATGGGACAACATTAAAACTCAAACTTGTTGGGGGTACTTCCCAACAAATATGTCAGGATAATTATTGTTGCATAATGAATGATATGTAAATGcttaatacaaataaataaataatatagaaTTAAAGACCAGAGACACAGACCTGTGGGGAGAACGCTAGCAGGTTGTGAAAATCCTCCTTGAAGATGTTTCTCTTCTGGACACAGGAGTGGACAGAGAAGGGCTCCGTGTGGTTGATGTGTTGCAGGGACTCCTGGTCTGTGGTGGACTCACTGTCAATGTCTATGGGAAAGTAGGTGCTCTGCATCTCGCAGGGCGGCGATGGAGGACTGCAGCCTGAGTACTGGGGCAGGTGCTGCAGCTTGTCTAGCGACGCTGCTCGACATTTCAGATCCTTGTTTACGCCCAATAGGAAGTTAGGGTCCGAGGTCGGGATAAACTGTGGGCTGCAGCTGTATTTCGAGCTGGCGGAGTGGGAATGGGGGTGTGGGCGGGGGTGGGAGGAGTTGTTTTGGGACATGGGGCGATGGTGGGGGTGGTGACCCGCCCTGGAGGGTTGATCCATGAGGTCATAACCTCCGCCCCTCTCATAGTCCTGGTACTTATAAACATCAGTGTCGGACCTACATGACTCAAACGACTGGTTCTTGTGGAACTTGGGCCTCGGTGGTGCCATTGGGAGCTTGTCTTTGGCCACCCCCCCATTCATTTGGATTAGGTTAAACATAGTGACGATATCCGCTGCCACCATGAGTTTCTTAGACTGCTGGTCCTCAACAGTACATCTCATCTTGTCTTTGAAGAGAGTGGCAGGGAAGGCTGGGTCCAGGCAGGCTGTGTAGAACAGAAGGCTCCGTAGCTTGGCCAAGTGGACCAAGTCAAAGCGGGCACACAGGGACTTACAGAGGTCCTGGTAGGACACACTACTGTGTTTAGTGTCTAGTTCCTCCAGGATCCGGACTAGGAACAGGGAGTACTCTGGTAGGGGATCCATGGCATGTGGTGTGGGATGGAGCTAGATGTTGATATCCTCGTTAATCTCCTATTCTTTAAGTATACTGTACAGGGGATGCCATTGAGATGGAACGTCTCAAATACAAGGGAGACCTGTCCCCCTTATGAGAGAGATAGGAGGatgaccctgagagagagagagagagagagagagagaggggagagagagagagagaaaacacagcagagagagagagagagagagagagagagagcaagatattGACTATTGGACAATCACATACCACAATCAAAACATAGCCAAACATTGCAAGTAATAATAATCATGAATATAAGGTGTTACATCCCATGTTATTATCCCAAAGCAATAGTTATccatgtgcatgtgactaataaactaaTCTAATGATCACGTCTATTTGTGTTATTGTGAATAAGACAGAAATTAAATGTGgtaacagtttggagaaggcttCACTCTTTAGATAGGGATCAGTAAAGATTGGTTTTCATATTCAATTCATTCCAAAATATATACTATCAGGCAGCTGCTATTAAATGTATATCATTTTCAGGAATATTGAGTAGGCTACGTTTTTGTCATTGTATACCCACTAGATTCAGTTCAAGAACTCTAAACAGTTTCGTTCCTCAAACAGAAATGGATATCCACACGGTCATAATTCAATCACATTTGCATAACCTCAGATTCACCGCTGAGTACTTCGAAACAGAGAATAAAATCCATATTCCAGTTCTTCACTGGCGCGCgcgcacatacagtacataaccaACAAAGGGACAAATAGACTCACCTAACGCACGATTCCATTTGCTCTCATCCGAGTGAGCATTCAAAAGGTATAGATTCCTCAAAGTCATCAAAACAAGGCGGCAGCAATGCGAAGTTGACGCACAACATTCATTCTTCAATTGAACCATACACCATAATATACATTCCAGTCGGACACCGTAGTAAATAACCAGCCAAAAGATCCGATTCGATCCCCAGTCAGTCCCGTTCGGATAATCCTTCATTTAtcatattttgtattgtattccAATAGGTGGACTATGTCTTCACTCCGGGACCGGATTTGCGGTGGCAGTTGGAACCGAGCTGTCGGCGTTCTCACGCGCGCGCGTGTGGTGCTAAAAAGGCACCCAGTCGGCTTTGTTTCCACCTAGAATGACGTAATTACACCTTAGCACCAACTGCAAGTCAAGCACAGCGATGGAGACTATATATTCATATTGATTATTATCCTGTACATTATTCACCACATTGCGTGTTATAGGCAGTACAACATACAACATAGCTCATTCCTAATGTGTTCGAGTTATGTGTATACATTCCATTTAAAAAACCGTACGATCGTTTTTCTCTCTGTTAAATGCGAGGGGAAACATTTTAATGTATACAAATCATACAACACAAAGTAGTGTATATGGTTAACTGTGCACTGGTGTGATGTTATATATGCGCGCCTGCTGCAGTGGGGTGTATTCATGGGATGCTAAGGGAAGCCACGATTTCCCAAATATTTAACCAATAAAAATGATAAAATAATTGatttcctctctgtcttttcATAATTTTCGGTCAATTCGCATGTGCCTGAATCTCACTGGAGAAATCACCCCAGCGAGGGAAACAGCGCCGCTCTGTCTCAGTGTATGTAGCCCgggtatctgatgctgtctggacagggaaacagcgccccctctgtctcagtaaatGTAGCCCgggtatctgatgctgtctggacagggaaacagcgccccctctgtctcagtatatgtagaccatgtatctgatgctgtctggacagggaaacagcaccccctctgtctcagtaaatGTAGCCCgggtatctgatgctgtctggacagggaaacagcgccGCTCTGTCTCAGTATATGTAGCCCgggtatctgatgctgtctggacaaggAAACAGCGCCGCTCTGTCTCAGTATATGTAGCCCgggtatctgatgctgtctggacagggaaacagcgcccctctgtctcagtaaatgtagcccatgtatctgatgctgtctggacagggaaacagcgccACTCTGTCTCAGTATATGTAGCCCgggtatctgatgctgtctggacagggaaacagcgcccctctgtctcagtaaatGTAGCCCgggtatctgatgctgtctggacagggaaacagcgccACTCTGTCTCAGTaaatgtagcccatgtatctgatgctgtctggacagggaaacagcgccGCTCTGTCTCAGTATATGTAGCCCgggtatctgatgctgtctggacagggaaacagcgccccctctgtctcagtatatgtagaccatgtatctgatgctgtctggacagggaaacagcaccccctctgtctcagtatatgtagaccatgtatctgatgctgtctggacagggaaacagcgccccctctgtctcagtatatgTAGCCCgggtatctgatgctgtctggacagggaaacagcgccccctctgtctcagtatatgTAGCCCgggtatctgatgctgtctggacagggaaacagcgccccctctgtctcagtatataTAGCCCgggtatctgatgctgtctggacagggaaacagcgccccctctgtctcagtatataTAGCCCgggtatctgatgctgtctggacagggaaacagcgccccctctgtc
It contains:
- the LOC139412259 gene encoding major intrinsically disordered Notch2-binding receptor 1-like, which encodes MDPLPEYSLFLVRILEELDTKHSSVSYQDLCKSLCARFDLVHLAKLRSLLFYTACLDPAFPATLFKDKMRCTVEDQQSKKLMVAADIVTMFNLIQMNGGVAKDKLPMAPPRPKFHKNQSFESCRSDTDVYKYQDYERGGGYDLMDQPSRAGHHPHHRPMSQNNSCPQFIPTSDPNFLLGVNKDLKCRAASLDKLQHLPQYSGCSPPSPPCEMQSTYFPIDIDSESTTDQESLQHINHTEPFSVHSCVQKRNIFKEDFHNLLAFSPQVITSECKPNIRATGGYHRRELHKPATFFNHSFELPYSNPYFEPTMNSPIQEKRRAKHESLDDLQASTYFGPTTVTECVNTRRSTARPGKQPIWPVKSLSLNAEEGPPDFERSFLNGKPLKDNHRHNVVNKENEQHFQCAKEKVVASPSGFAKKTNGLKTKDMSSMACGPGVGVDKREVGKRFKEKGINSTSFQGGNIDSSSSIGTQTEQAEQRKLKDYAAAHAKYVERERHSCKHSEEDSEIISDDISDIFRFLDDMSVCDSLGVIQSSCYNSIGSLSQVTMKSDGDSSPECNTVKLAKSKLDCLFHSLENTDDELKSSVCKLVMRIGEIEKKLESLSGVRGEISQVLSKLTKLDEKIQEPETNGRPGENTLATTSTPDHLHPDPNLSPHVFQCHTTGHNIKVDNGSVEWGCSDSESLRVKAIKKSMFTRRSSRSLNEENSATESKVASITNSPRDWRTVSYSSHHGDEGKDKDRDRDRERDTKDRHRKAKERERQYEKAPQVHRSSKPPKDSYLVEQVFSPHPFPPSVKSHMKGSPLYTDLRLTGLSVDGKRGQPSWTIEEYKRNAGGEKGKQLTALDLQTQESLNPNNLEYWMEDIYTPGYDSLLKRKEAEFRRAKVCKIGALIAAAACTVILVIVVPICTMKS